A genome region from Sphingomonas sp. BGYR3 includes the following:
- a CDS encoding energy transducer TonB, producing MYADRNKGLNPAALGSALLVNGAIIAALATLGAVTVIPPGDDTIETYRVPIETPPSPLPVEKQAPVKPTVETPPRSSTIDIVRPVIDAPPTGPVITGPTEPTPVPSGPTTGTPGGTGTGAGTGTIVDPPAPVLIGATVDPRYAGTFQPDYPGRELGLGEEGIVTVRVLIGVDGRVKAVERVSADSDGFFQATRRHALARWRFRPATRDGVPQEVWKQMTVRFRIN from the coding sequence ATGTATGCAGACCGTAACAAGGGATTGAACCCGGCGGCGCTGGGTTCCGCATTGCTGGTGAATGGCGCGATCATCGCCGCGCTCGCCACATTGGGTGCAGTCACTGTAATCCCGCCCGGGGACGACACCATCGAAACCTATCGCGTCCCCATCGAAACGCCGCCTTCGCCCCTGCCGGTCGAAAAGCAGGCACCGGTGAAGCCGACGGTGGAAACGCCCCCGCGTTCATCGACCATCGACATTGTCCGCCCCGTGATCGACGCGCCGCCGACCGGCCCGGTCATCACCGGCCCCACCGAACCCACGCCTGTGCCATCCGGCCCGACCACTGGCACGCCGGGCGGCACAGGTACGGGGGCCGGCACGGGTACCATCGTCGATCCGCCCGCCCCCGTGCTGATCGGGGCAACCGTCGATCCCCGCTATGCCGGGACGTTTCAGCCCGATTATCCGGGCCGCGAACTTGGCCTTGGCGAAGAAGGGATCGTCACCGTCCGCGTACTGATCGGCGTCGATGGCCGGGTAAAGGCGGTGGAGCGCGTCTCTGCCGATAGCGACGGCTTCTTTCAGGCAACGCGCCGCCACGCGCTTGCCCGCTGGCGGTTCCGCCCCGCGACCCGCGACGGCGTGCCGCAGGAGGTGTGGAAACAGATGACGGTCCGCTTCCGGATCAACTGA
- the ribB gene encoding 3,4-dihydroxy-2-butanone-4-phosphate synthase, whose amino-acid sequence MSTDLIARVRKLVVEGGMSRSGLARAAGLHANTLRDLEQPDWNPTADTLRKLESFVFANDDTPVLVPIEEIIDEARNGRMFILVDDEDRENEGDLVIPAQMATPAAINFMATHGRGLICLSLTKDRVDQLGLDLMSRANGTRHETAFTVSIEAKTGVTTGISAADRARTISVAIDASKGADEIVTPGHVFPLVARPGGVLVRAGHTEAAVDVSRLAGLNPSGVICEIMKDDGTMARMDDLVAFARLHKLKIGTIRDLIAYRRRHDHLVERRAETSFTSRWGGEWRVITFWNKAAGTEQVALLKGKVDPATPTLVRMHALSPFGDLFGEAGDRGGLLERSMQIIGEAGAGVVVVINKPRNDAFTMAVERRAGTRTEVDMEELRDYGVGAMILTELGVEEMVLLSNTHHTLVGLDGYGLSIVGERPIDVEP is encoded by the coding sequence ATGTCCACTGATCTGATTGCCCGTGTCCGCAAACTGGTGGTGGAGGGGGGCATGTCCCGCTCCGGCCTTGCCCGCGCGGCCGGGCTTCATGCCAACACCCTGCGCGACCTGGAACAGCCCGACTGGAATCCCACCGCGGACACGCTGCGCAAGCTCGAATCCTTTGTCTTTGCGAATGACGACACGCCCGTCCTGGTCCCGATCGAGGAGATCATCGACGAGGCGCGCAATGGCCGGATGTTCATCCTAGTCGATGATGAGGACCGGGAGAATGAGGGCGATCTGGTCATCCCGGCCCAGATGGCGACGCCCGCCGCGATCAATTTCATGGCAACGCACGGCCGGGGGCTGATCTGCCTGTCGTTGACCAAGGACCGGGTGGATCAGCTTGGCCTCGATCTGATGAGCCGCGCCAACGGCACCCGCCACGAAACCGCCTTTACCGTGTCGATTGAGGCAAAGACCGGCGTCACCACCGGCATTTCGGCGGCGGACCGGGCGCGCACCATCTCTGTCGCCATCGACGCGTCGAAGGGCGCGGACGAAATCGTGACGCCGGGCCATGTCTTTCCGCTGGTCGCGCGGCCGGGCGGCGTGCTGGTCCGCGCCGGCCATACCGAGGCGGCGGTCGATGTCTCCCGCCTGGCCGGGCTCAACCCCTCCGGGGTGATCTGCGAGATCATGAAGGATGACGGGACCATGGCCCGCATGGACGACCTGGTCGCCTTTGCCCGGCTGCACAAGCTGAAGATCGGCACGATCCGCGATCTGATCGCCTATCGCCGTCGCCACGACCATCTGGTCGAACGGCGCGCGGAAACCAGCTTCACCAGCCGCTGGGGCGGCGAATGGCGCGTCATCACCTTCTGGAACAAGGCGGCGGGCACCGAACAGGTCGCGCTGCTGAAGGGCAAGGTGGATCCGGCCACCCCCACGCTGGTGCGGATGCACGCCCTGTCCCCCTTTGGCGACCTGTTCGGAGAGGCGGGGGACCGGGGCGGCCTGCTCGAACGGTCGATGCAGATCATCGGAGAGGCCGGGGCCGGCGTCGTCGTGGTCATCAACAAACCGCGCAACGATGCCTTCACCATGGCGGTGGAGCGCCGCGCGGGCACGCGGACCGAGGTGGATATGGAGGAGTTGCGCGATTACGGCGTCGGCGCGATGATCCTGACCGAACTGGGGGTCGAGGAAATGGTGCTGCTCAGCAATACGCATCACACGCTGGTCGGCCTTGACGGCTATGGCCTGTCCATCGTCGGCGAACGGCCGATCGACGTCGAACCCTGA
- the nhaA gene encoding Na+/H+ antiporter NhaA, with protein MATGTRAPSALRQFLKSEATGGIVLIVAAVLAMLAANLPATAEGYQHFLHLDTGPVLSPKYGSMTVHLWINDALMAIFFLLVGLEIKREFTDGRLARWSDRRLPFIAAAAGMAAPAAVYLFVTGFDPALTNGWAIPAATDIAFAIGVLAILGRHAPASLKLFLTTVAIVDDMGAVAIIAFVYTAGLSSLALAAAGLVLGGMYFLNKSNVQRLWPYLLLGALLWYLVFLSGVHATIAGVLTAFMIPVKPTPGAPDAQDSPLHRLEHALHKPVAFLIVPLFGFANAGVPLMGLGPEILFEPLPLAIALGLFLGKQFGIFGSIWISCRTGFAEVPGGASWQQIYGVAMLAGIGFTMSLFIGGLAFPGNELFVNEVKIGVLAGSILSAIGGYLLIRSAGGKPAVRPARPDDALDEPAPLVPAGAD; from the coding sequence ATGGCTACCGGCACCCGGGCTCCATCAGCCCTGCGGCAATTCCTCAAGAGCGAGGCGACGGGCGGAATCGTCCTGATCGTTGCTGCCGTGCTGGCCATGCTTGCCGCCAATCTGCCCGCAACGGCAGAGGGGTATCAGCATTTCCTGCACCTCGACACCGGCCCTGTCCTGTCGCCCAAATACGGGTCGATGACCGTTCATCTGTGGATCAACGATGCGCTGATGGCGATTTTCTTCCTGCTGGTCGGGCTGGAGATCAAGCGGGAGTTTACCGATGGCCGCCTCGCCCGCTGGTCGGACCGGCGGCTGCCCTTCATCGCGGCTGCGGCGGGAATGGCCGCGCCGGCGGCGGTCTATCTGTTCGTCACCGGCTTTGATCCGGCGCTGACCAATGGCTGGGCGATTCCGGCCGCCACCGACATCGCCTTTGCCATCGGCGTGCTGGCGATCCTCGGCCGCCATGCGCCTGCCTCGCTCAAGCTGTTCCTGACCACCGTTGCGATCGTCGACGATATGGGCGCGGTGGCGATCATCGCCTTTGTCTACACCGCCGGGCTGTCCTCGCTGGCGCTGGCTGCGGCCGGGCTGGTCCTTGGCGGGATGTATTTCCTCAACAAATCGAATGTTCAGCGGCTCTGGCCCTATCTGCTGCTGGGCGCGTTGCTCTGGTATCTGGTCTTTCTGTCCGGCGTTCATGCGACCATCGCTGGCGTGCTCACCGCCTTCATGATCCCGGTAAAGCCGACGCCGGGCGCGCCCGATGCACAGGATTCGCCGCTGCACCGGCTGGAACACGCGCTTCACAAACCGGTCGCGTTCCTGATCGTCCCGCTGTTCGGCTTTGCCAATGCCGGGGTGCCGCTGATGGGACTGGGGCCGGAAATCCTGTTTGAGCCGCTGCCGCTGGCCATCGCGCTCGGCCTGTTCCTGGGCAAGCAGTTCGGCATTTTCGGCAGCATCTGGATCAGCTGCCGGACCGGCTTTGCCGAAGTGCCGGGCGGCGCCAGCTGGCAGCAGATCTATGGCGTCGCGATGCTGGCCGGCATCGGCTTTACCATGAGCCTGTTCATCGGCGGCCTTGCGTTTCCGGGCAACGAGCTGTTCGTCAACGAGGTGAAGATCGGCGTGCTCGCCGGGTCGATCCTGTCCGCGATCGGCGGCTACCTGTTGATCCGCTCGGCGGGCGGCAAGCCGGCCGTCCGGCCCGCCCGGCCCGACGATGCGCTGGACGAACCGGCGCCTCTGGTGCCTGCCGGCGCGGATTAA
- a CDS encoding TIGR03013 family XrtA/PEP-CTERM system glycosyltransferase has product MIRLFKHYVPYAVLLLGLFDLILLLIAAEIGWVVRAGQIDMLVEPLHTRLPQLFSFALSLQVAMIAVGVYGADALQSLRVAVARLIVAVSLGIIFLSVIFFLVPVLTFWRSNLLYAMSAAVVMLTLMRILLGKTLGGQVFKRRVVVLGAGPRAQRLKRLAASRGAGFVVVGYVAMSETNRVIPEAIARDAIYNLADHVVLLNAAEVVLALEERRNALPLKDLLRIKTTGVHVNDISSFLERETGRVDLDSVNPSWLIFSDGFSSGRMLSSLFKRLFDVTASLLLLTLAGPVILLTAILVKLDSKGPAFYRQRRVGLFGQPFNILKLRSMRVDAEVAGNAVWAEKDDPRITRVGRFIRKTRLDELPQCWSVLKGEMSFVGPRPERPQFVSDLEQQLPYYAERHMVKPGITGWAQINFPYGASVEDAREKLEYDLYYAKNYSPFLDLLILIQTVRVVLWPEGAR; this is encoded by the coding sequence ATGATCAGACTGTTCAAGCATTACGTTCCCTATGCCGTGCTGTTGCTTGGCCTGTTCGATCTCATCCTGCTGTTGATTGCAGCGGAAATCGGCTGGGTCGTTCGCGCGGGTCAGATCGACATGCTGGTCGAACCGCTGCACACCCGCCTGCCGCAACTGTTCAGCTTTGCCCTGTCGCTTCAGGTCGCGATGATCGCGGTCGGCGTCTATGGCGCGGATGCGCTGCAATCGCTGCGCGTGGCGGTCGCCCGGCTGATCGTCGCCGTATCGCTCGGCATCATCTTTCTGTCGGTGATCTTCTTTCTGGTGCCGGTGCTGACCTTCTGGCGCTCCAACCTGCTCTACGCGATGTCGGCGGCGGTGGTGATGCTGACGCTGATGCGCATCCTGCTGGGCAAGACGCTGGGCGGACAGGTGTTCAAGCGCCGGGTCGTCGTGCTGGGTGCCGGGCCGCGCGCCCAGCGGCTGAAACGGCTCGCCGCCTCGCGCGGTGCGGGCTTCGTCGTCGTCGGCTATGTCGCGATGAGCGAGACGAACCGCGTCATTCCCGAAGCGATCGCGCGCGATGCGATCTACAACCTGGCCGATCATGTCGTGCTGCTCAACGCCGCCGAAGTCGTGCTGGCGCTGGAGGAACGTCGCAACGCCCTGCCGCTCAAGGACCTGTTGCGCATCAAGACGACCGGCGTCCATGTGAACGACATTTCCAGCTTTCTGGAACGCGAAACCGGCCGGGTCGATCTGGACAGCGTCAATCCCAGCTGGCTGATCTTTTCCGACGGCTTTTCATCGGGCCGGATGCTGTCCAGCCTGTTCAAGCGATTGTTCGACGTGACGGCCAGCCTGTTGTTGCTGACGCTGGCCGGGCCGGTGATCCTCTTGACCGCGATCCTCGTCAAACTCGACAGCAAGGGTCCGGCCTTTTACCGCCAGCGCCGGGTCGGCCTGTTCGGACAGCCGTTCAACATCCTGAAACTGCGCTCGATGCGCGTCGATGCCGAAGTGGCAGGCAACGCCGTCTGGGCGGAAAAGGACGACCCCCGCATCACCCGTGTCGGCCGCTTCATCCGCAAGACCCGCCTGGATGAACTGCCCCAGTGCTGGAGCGTGCTGAAGGGCGAAATGAGCTTTGTCGGCCCGCGCCCCGAACGGCCGCAATTCGTGTCCGACCTGGAACAGCAACTGCCCTATTATGCCGAACGCCATATGGTGAAACCGGGCATCACCGGCTGGGCGCAGATCAATTTCCCCTATGGCGCGTCGGTCGAGGATGCCCGCGAAAAGCTGGAATACGACCTGTATTACGCCAAGAATTATTCGCCCTTTCTCGACCTGTTGATCCTGATTCAGACGGTGCGCGTCGTCCTGTGGCCGGAAGGGGCGCGGTAA
- the ribD gene encoding bifunctional diaminohydroxyphosphoribosylaminopyrimidine deaminase/5-amino-6-(5-phosphoribosylamino)uracil reductase RibD gives MAAAIALAERTRGLSDPNPNVGCIVLAPDGRVVGRGWTQPGGRPHAEAMALAQAGDAARGGTLYTTLEPCCHLSPRGPACADLILAAGIARVVAAMGDPDPRVSGGGHARLRDAGIALDIGTGAVAAAQTMAGFLTRQVLGRPLVTLKLALSLDGAAAMADGSSRWITGPQARAHTHLERARHGAILVGRGTWLADRPALDVRLPGLHDRSPARYVLTGAALEGVETLASPGAIAGLPVNHLLVEGGMQTAATFLSADLVDRLLLYRAPILIGGGRTLPDLGLGDLSAAHGRWHLLEQRMLGSDTMQLYQRAR, from the coding sequence ATGGCGGCCGCCATTGCGCTGGCCGAGCGAACCCGTGGGCTCAGCGATCCCAACCCCAATGTCGGCTGCATCGTCCTTGCCCCCGATGGCCGGGTCGTCGGGCGCGGCTGGACGCAGCCGGGCGGGCGGCCCCATGCAGAGGCGATGGCGCTGGCGCAGGCGGGCGATGCCGCGCGCGGCGGCACGCTCTACACCACGCTGGAGCCGTGCTGCCATCTCTCCCCCCGCGGCCCGGCCTGTGCGGACCTGATCCTGGCCGCCGGCATCGCCCGTGTCGTTGCGGCGATGGGCGATCCGGACCCGCGGGTGAGTGGGGGCGGCCATGCCCGGCTGCGCGATGCGGGCATCGCCCTTGATATCGGCACCGGCGCGGTGGCGGCGGCACAGACGATGGCGGGGTTCCTGACGCGTCAGGTGCTGGGTCGCCCGCTGGTCACGCTGAAACTCGCCCTGTCGCTGGATGGAGCCGCCGCAATGGCGGATGGCAGCAGCCGCTGGATCACCGGGCCACAGGCGCGGGCGCACACCCATCTGGAACGCGCGCGGCACGGCGCGATCCTGGTCGGGCGCGGCACATGGCTGGCGGATCGCCCGGCGCTCGACGTCCGGCTGCCGGGACTGCACGACCGTTCGCCCGCCCGTTACGTGCTGACCGGCGCGGCGCTGGAGGGCGTGGAAACGCTGGCATCGCCCGGGGCGATCGCCGGCCTGCCGGTCAATCATCTGCTGGTCGAAGGGGGGATGCAGACAGCGGCAACATTCCTGTCGGCCGACCTGGTCGACCGCCTGCTCCTCTATCGGGCGCCCATCCTGATCGGCGGGGGCCGGACCCTGCCCGATCTGGGGCTGGGCGATCTGTCCGCCGCGCACGGCCGGTGGCACCTGCTCGAACAGCGGATGCTTGGCAGCGACACCATGCAGCTATACCAGCGGGCGCGATAA
- a CDS encoding GNAT family N-acetyltransferase has translation MTAPVLATQRLILRLPEASDLDGWAEMNADADAMRFLGGVKSRAVTWRELCTMRGAWDIRGFAMFSVIERDTGRWVGRIGPWQPEGWPGTEVGWGVHPGFAGRGYAHEAAMACMDYAVDVLGWTRVIHTIAPDNLRSIALARRLGSTNGGPVSLPPPHEAVQVDAWGQTADQWRSRRIA, from the coding sequence GTGACCGCGCCCGTCCTTGCCACCCAGCGACTGATCCTCCGCCTGCCGGAGGCGTCGGACCTGGATGGCTGGGCGGAAATGAATGCCGATGCCGACGCCATGCGCTTTCTGGGCGGGGTCAAATCGCGTGCAGTGACGTGGCGGGAACTATGCACGATGCGCGGGGCATGGGACATTCGCGGCTTTGCGATGTTCTCGGTCATCGAACGCGACACCGGGCGCTGGGTCGGCCGGATCGGCCCCTGGCAGCCCGAAGGCTGGCCGGGCACAGAGGTGGGCTGGGGCGTCCATCCCGGCTTCGCTGGTCGCGGCTATGCCCATGAAGCCGCGATGGCGTGCATGGACTATGCCGTCGATGTGCTGGGCTGGACACGGGTGATCCACACCATCGCCCCCGACAATCTGCGCTCCATCGCGCTTGCCCGGCGGCTGGGGTCGACCAATGGCGGCCCGGTTTCGCTGCCCCCGCCGCATGAGGCGGTCCAGGTCGATGCCTGGGGCCAGACCGCCGATCAATGGCGGAGCCGCCGCATCGCCTGA
- a CDS encoding riboflavin synthase produces the protein MFTGIVTDIGTIESVEATGDLHVTVATGYDVAGIDLGASIACSGVCLTVVDKAPGRVRFDVSGETVSKTASGMWSAGRRLNLERALRLGDELGGHIVTGHVDGVASVIDVTPDGESHRVRFRLPEPLAPFVAPKGSITIDGVSLTVNEVADTADGSDVSVNIIPHTWSVTTLGTLSAGDAVNVEIDVLARYLARMKDRLHPAM, from the coding sequence ATGTTCACGGGCATCGTCACGGATATCGGCACGATCGAATCGGTTGAGGCGACGGGCGACCTGCACGTCACCGTGGCAACCGGCTATGACGTGGCAGGCATCGATCTGGGCGCATCCATCGCCTGTTCGGGCGTGTGCCTGACCGTGGTGGACAAGGCACCGGGCCGGGTGCGGTTCGACGTGTCCGGCGAAACGGTCAGCAAGACGGCATCCGGAATGTGGAGCGCCGGCCGCCGCCTCAATCTTGAGCGCGCCCTGCGGCTGGGCGACGAACTGGGCGGGCATATCGTGACCGGTCATGTCGATGGCGTGGCCAGCGTCATCGACGTCACCCCCGATGGCGAATCGCACCGCGTCCGCTTTCGCCTACCCGAACCGCTTGCCCCCTTTGTCGCGCCAAAGGGATCGATCACCATCGACGGCGTGTCGCTGACCGTGAACGAGGTTGCGGACACGGCCGATGGTTCGGACGTGTCGGTGAACATCATTCCCCATACTTGGTCGGTCACCACGCTGGGGACGCTGAGCGCGGGCGATGCGGTGAACGTCGAGATTGACGTACTGGCCCGCTATCTGGCGCGGATGAAGGATCGCCTTCACCCGGCAATGTGA
- the ribH gene encoding 6,7-dimethyl-8-ribityllumazine synthase, producing MAKFLIVEARFYDHLNDLLLAGARAAIKAAGHDHETVTVPGALEIPGAIALADQSGDYDGYVAIGVVIRGETYHFEIVAGESARGIMALTMDGVAIGNGILTVENEAQALVRADPAQKDKGGEAAKAALAMLALRDRFGR from the coding sequence ATGGCCAAGTTTCTGATCGTCGAGGCGCGGTTCTACGATCATCTCAACGATCTGCTGCTCGCCGGCGCCCGTGCTGCGATCAAGGCGGCCGGTCATGACCATGAAACGGTCACCGTCCCCGGCGCGCTCGAAATCCCCGGTGCCATCGCGCTGGCGGATCAGTCGGGCGATTATGACGGCTATGTCGCGATCGGCGTCGTTATCCGGGGCGAAACCTATCACTTCGAAATCGTGGCGGGCGAAAGCGCGCGCGGCATCATGGCGCTGACCATGGACGGGGTCGCCATCGGCAACGGCATCCTGACCGTGGAGAATGAGGCGCAGGCGCTGGTCCGCGCCGATCCCGCGCAAAAGGACAAGGGCGGCGAAGCGGCCAAGGCGGCGCTGGCCATGCTCGCGCTGCGCGACCGTTTCGGCCGGTGA
- a CDS encoding ribose-phosphate pyrophosphokinase, translated as MKLLAGNSNLPLARAIAHYLEIPLTQANVRRFADEEIFVEILENVRGEDVFVLQSTAYPANDNLMEMLIMIDALKRASAKRITAVLPYFGYARQDRKPGPRTPISAKLVANLITTAGADRVLSVDLHAGQIQGFFDIPTDNLVAAPVMSADIHTRFGDKNLMVVSPDVGGVVRARSLAKRLDNAPLAIVDKRRERAGESEVMNIIGEVEGRFCILIDDIVDSAGTLCNAAAALKAAGAEGVVAYCTHGVLSGGAVARVEASSLEELVITDSIGNHSIIADAKHIRHLTIAPLLAEAIRRIAEEASVSSLFD; from the coding sequence ATGAAGCTGTTGGCGGGCAATTCCAATCTTCCGCTCGCGCGGGCCATCGCGCACTATCTCGAAATTCCGCTGACCCAGGCGAATGTGCGCCGGTTCGCCGATGAAGAGATCTTTGTCGAAATCCTGGAAAATGTGCGGGGCGAGGACGTGTTCGTCCTGCAATCCACCGCCTATCCGGCCAATGACAATCTGATGGAGATGCTGATCATGATCGATGCGCTGAAGCGCGCATCGGCCAAGCGCATCACCGCCGTCCTCCCCTATTTCGGCTATGCCCGCCAGGACCGCAAACCCGGCCCGCGCACGCCGATTTCCGCCAAGCTGGTCGCAAACCTGATCACCACCGCCGGCGCCGACCGCGTCCTGTCGGTGGACTTGCACGCCGGGCAGATTCAGGGGTTTTTCGACATCCCGACCGACAATCTGGTCGCCGCGCCGGTGATGTCGGCCGACATCCATACCCGGTTCGGGGACAAGAACCTGATGGTCGTGTCGCCCGACGTCGGCGGCGTCGTGCGCGCCCGGTCGCTGGCCAAGCGGCTGGACAATGCCCCGCTGGCGATTGTCGACAAGCGCCGCGAGCGGGCGGGCGAATCGGAAGTGATGAACATCATCGGCGAGGTGGAAGGCCGGTTCTGCATCCTGATCGACGATATCGTCGATTCGGCTGGCACGCTGTGCAATGCCGCCGCCGCGCTGAAGGCGGCAGGGGCGGAAGGGGTCGTTGCCTATTGCACGCACGGTGTCCTGTCGGGCGGGGCGGTCGCGCGGGTCGAGGCATCGTCGCTGGAAGAGCTGGTGATCACCGATTCGATCGGCAATCACAGCATCATCGCCGATGCCAAGCATATCCGCCACCTGACCATCGCCCCGCTGCTGGCCGAGGCCATCCGGCGGATCGCGGAAGAAGCGAGCGTTTCCAGCCTGTTCGATTAA
- a CDS encoding glutamate--tRNA ligase codes for MTIVTRFAPSPTGRLHVGNLRTAIHNWLAARAGGGRFLLRIDDTDAERSRAEYVDAIRADLAWLGLTPDAEVRQSDRFALYEREFDRLKAAGRVYPCYETPEELDLRRKILLGRGLPPVYDRAALRLTDDQRAAFEGEGRRPHWRFRLADGAIEWDDAVRGPQQFDAASMSDPVVRRADGSWLYLLPSVIDDIDLGITLVARGEDHVTNTAAQVQMFDALGAAPPRFAHAALLTGAEGKLSKRLGSLGCDHFRDAGIEPAAILSLLARIGTSDPVEPFADPAPLLASFDFARFGRAPARFDEQELAQVNARIVHQLPFDAVVHRLPAGMDAAAWDAVRPNLSVVAEAADWWPVIAGDIAVPVQPDEAGFLAEAAAVTEALDWSQDPWGQLTGVLKGSTGRKGRALFLPLRLALTGRDHGPDMAALLPLIGRTRALARLTAH; via the coding sequence ATGACCATCGTGACCCGTTTCGCCCCCAGCCCCACCGGCCGCCTGCACGTCGGCAATCTGCGCACGGCCATCCACAATTGGCTGGCGGCGCGCGCGGGCGGCGGGCGGTTCCTGCTGCGCATCGATGATACCGATGCCGAACGCTCCCGCGCCGAATATGTCGATGCGATCCGCGCCGACCTGGCCTGGCTGGGCCTGACCCCGGATGCAGAGGTGCGCCAGTCCGACCGCTTTGCCCTGTATGAGCGGGAGTTCGATCGGCTGAAGGCGGCGGGCCGGGTCTATCCCTGTTACGAAACGCCGGAGGAGCTGGACCTTCGCCGCAAGATCCTGCTGGGGCGGGGCCTGCCCCCCGTCTATGACCGCGCGGCGCTTCGCCTGACCGATGATCAGCGCGCGGCGTTCGAGGGCGAGGGGCGGCGGCCGCACTGGCGCTTTCGTCTGGCCGATGGCGCGATCGAATGGGACGATGCGGTGCGCGGGCCGCAGCAGTTCGATGCCGCGTCGATGAGCGATCCCGTGGTGCGCCGCGCGGATGGCAGCTGGCTGTACCTCCTCCCCTCGGTGATCGACGATATCGACCTTGGCATCACGCTGGTCGCGCGGGGCGAGGATCATGTCACCAATACCGCAGCACAGGTACAGATGTTCGACGCGCTGGGCGCTGCCCCGCCGCGCTTCGCCCATGCCGCGCTGCTGACCGGGGCGGAGGGCAAGCTGTCCAAGCGGCTCGGCTCGCTCGGCTGCGATCATTTCCGCGACGCGGGCATCGAACCTGCGGCGATCCTGTCGCTGCTGGCCCGCATCGGCACCAGCGATCCGGTCGAGCCCTTTGCCGATCCAGCGCCGCTCCTCGCCAGCTTTGATTTTGCGCGTTTCGGCCGTGCCCCGGCCCGGTTCGACGAACAGGAACTGGCACAGGTCAATGCCCGTATCGTGCATCAGCTACCCTTTGATGCCGTCGTCCATCGCCTGCCCGCCGGCATGGATGCCGCCGCATGGGATGCGGTGCGGCCCAACCTGTCGGTGGTGGCGGAGGCGGCGGACTGGTGGCCGGTGATCGCAGGCGACATCGCCGTCCCGGTCCAACCGGACGAGGCGGGGTTCCTGGCCGAGGCGGCTGCCGTCACTGAGGCACTGGACTGGAGCCAGGATCCCTGGGGTCAGCTGACGGGTGTGCTGAAGGGGTCTACAGGCCGAAAGGGCCGGGCCCTGTTCCTGCCGCTGCGCCTTGCGCTGACCGGCCGGGACCATGGCCCGGACATGGCCGCGCTGCTGCCGCTGATCGGCCGCACACGCGCGCTGGCCCGCCTGACCGCCCATTGA